AGGAAACTGTGCAAGTTGCCAGATGGAGAGAATTGGACTGTCATCGGTGTTAAGAAGCACAAAACAGCAACACAGCAAGTTGCAACCATTTCAttagatgaggaggaagaggcagtAAGTATATTTACTACAATCTGTTATTGTGAATATGATTGATTTAATACAAACCTGTTAAACATATATTAATGTTGTCTATATTTTCAGTGGTTTGATGTGTACTACCGACATGTTCGAACAGCTTTTCTTAAAAACTCTGATGACACGGAAGAAGATGAGAGCTTCTTCATTTCCACAACCGGTAAACCGATCTACAACCCATCCAATGACCTACAAAGGTTTCATTCCAAGTAAGTACACCACTGTTAAGTAGAACACTGTTTAATCATTCCACAATACTTATTTGACAGTACAGTTTTCTGAAAGCAAACTGTTTTTCTTGATCTTTCATCAGATACAACTTGCCCAACATCACGAGCCAGGTAGCAAGACGAGTTATAGAGACAAATACCAAAGCCAACTTCACAGACCAACAGAAGTGCCTTGTTGCTGACTACTTGGCCCATACAACTGCTACAGCTGAAAAGCATTACCGCATGAAGACACCAGTCAATGCCTGCCTGGGATTGAAGCTGATCACCAAAGTTGCCACGTCCGATGAATCTAAGTAAGTATTTACACAAATGATATAAATTACACTTTACATTGTCTTGTAAATGCTGCTACATACAGATACAAATGTGTTGTTATTTTCCCTTTTTCAAGTATTGAGACTGCAGGCCCCTCCTGTGCAAGCACAAGTAGAAAGGGAGCATTGTCCAGCTGCAAAAAGTTGGATGAGGCACAGGCCTTGAAACTCTTCTATGAACACTTCCCTGTCACAATTGATGGACAATCAATCCAGATCAAGGACAGACGACTGATTGTAGGAATGCATGAGAGATACTGCTATGACAAGTGGAGAAGCCAGCAAGTGAAAATGAGACGGGATTATGTGATCGGTACGAAGCAGCTAAAATACCCTAAACTAAATACAATTTTGATATATTAATTATTGCAAAAATGTACTTTATTTAGTCAGTAAATAAAGTAAAAGGGCTTCTACTATTGAATAAATTAAATTATTAATAACACATGTTTTTTTGTTACAGCACACTTCCCCAGAAGACAACCCACTGCACGTCAAGTAGAGAGATACATTGAAAGGCAGAACTGGGAGAAGAACAAAGTGAAAGTGGAGACTGTCCTTTGTCACTGGCAACCTTCAATTAACACTGACACACCAAAAGACAACAAGGAAATTATGAAGCTGGTGATGTCCCAGAAGTGGAAAGGACTGTACATTGCCAGTGACACTGATAAAGGAAAAAAGGTAATGACGACACGTCCATTTGCTAAAGGGGAAGTTGTCTGTGACTACCACGGTCTCCCACTCTCAGGGAAGCAGGGGAAAAAATTGTTGGAAGCAACAGAGAATGACGAGATGGGGCTCCTTTACTTCTACAAGGAATCATCAGGGAAAACGTACTGCATAGATGCAAAGACTGTGCCCTGCCCTTGCCACCCAGAGATGGATA
Above is a window of Oncorhynchus nerka isolate Pitt River unplaced genomic scaffold, Oner_Uvic_2.0 unplaced_scaffold_6014, whole genome shotgun sequence DNA encoding:
- the LOC135559502 gene encoding uncharacterized protein LOC135559502, with amino-acid sequence MVSVAKTPHECWELLRVAKNEFLCIIGKAMNEESLLETEQLHVLYYLESLLMLKHLQRAGVVKNLTLDDWLSRKLCKLPDGENWTVIGVKKHKTATQQVATISLDEEEEAWFDVYYRHVRTAFLKNSDDTEEDESFFISTTGKPIYNPSNDLQRFHSKYNLPNITSQVARRVIETNTKANFTDQQKCLVADYLAHTTATAEKHYRMKTPVNACLGLKLITKVATSDESNIETAGPSCASTSRKGALSSCKKLDEAQALKLFYEHFPVTIDGQSIQIKDRRLIVGMHERYCYDKWRSQQVKMRRDYVIAHFPRRQPTARQVERYIERQNWEKNKVKVETVLCHWQPSINTDTPKDNKEIMKLVMSQKWKGLYIASDTDKGKKVMTTRPFAKGEVVCDYHGLPLSGKQGKKLLEATENDEMGLLYFYKESSGKTYCIDAKTVPCPCHPEMDTFGRRINHSRKRSNIKGQLQQLEEGGKVWNVILFIALRDIQVQQELLFDYGVSRKSFGGEGEDLEWLDN